CCAGTTTATTCCAAATAAAAATCTcactgcttgttttcttctccaaGGTTGAAAGGCgaggctgcagagagacaaCCTAAAGAGTCACTGGAGAGCATCCTGATGGCACTGGATGATGAGAAGTAAGGTTAACCAGGAAATATTTGGACATCAGTCTGCAAAAAATGCAGCCTGGCCGCCCAGTCTGCACTCTTATGTCAATAACTGATTGAGAACTTTATTCTTTTTAGCCTGAAACCAAAGAAAGTGAAATACCCCACAAGGCAGCTGTACATCTCTGCAAAGCAGGGAGAGCTCCAGAAGGTCATTCATCTCTTAGGTAACCTACATATGTGATTTGAGTGAGTGAATTCAGCTACAATAACTTAAtgtacactcactgagcacttacAGGGTTTCTACTGATGTATTCTAAACCAGGCTGCCTGCTGGACCTaaggtgcccccccccctccgacCCTAAGCATCAGGAACTTTGGGGTTGGTTCGGTTGGAAACCtagatgtaatgaaatgtaataatctCTCATCAACCAGCTCTTTGTTcgctgtgtgtgaaaatccaggagatcagcagtttgagagACACTCAGACCAACGTCTGACACTTGTCACGGTCATATTACGTcttcattctgatgtttgatgagaacatgaactgaagctcctgacctggaTCTGCAGGAGTTTATCTGCCCATCCTTGTGCCATTCTGCCACCATCAGCAACTTTGCACAGCCATTGAAGTcacatgattggctgtttgGATAATCGCgtgaataagcaggtgtacaggtgtccctaataaagtgctcagtgagtgtatgttttttttaatacctgtATTATCACACTGGTGCACCAAACTTTGTACATTACAGTTGATGGGAAGGACCCCAACTTTTTGATGGAGGGCCAAAGCAAACGCACCCCTCTCCATGCCGCAGCTGCTGAAGGCCACCATGAGATCTGCCACATGCTGGTCCAGGTGAGGAGACCGGGGCTTCACCACAGGAAATACAGGTGTATTTCTCGCTGGACAAAAACTGTCAGACTGATGCATATTTGGTCCTAACATTAGGCCTTGAATTAAAAGCATTTTGTCAACTTTCTAAACTTAAGAACTCACCTCTGTCTCAGTCCGACCATGTATCCTTTTCCTCATGTGGACCCATGACAGTCGCGATCATACACATATCAAAACAAAAGGTTAAATGCTATTTTAACATGCCAGACTTAAATCCCCCTTCAGTACCATGGATAGCGACTGTGGTGTGCTTTTAACTAGTCTGAACCAAGAGAAATGAATTCaatgttttaaagctgcaggagGCAGTGCTCcatgttagctgttagctgctgttaACTGTTACCAACATGTCCCCTGCCCTGTCCAGAAATCCTGTCAAGGTCACTGTCTTACAgtaattagtgtgtgtgtgtgtgtgtgtgtgtgtgtgtgtgtgtgtgtgtgtgtgtgtgtgtgtgtgtgtgtctgtctgtctgtgtgtgtgtgtgtgtgtgtgtgtctgtctgtctgtctgtctgtctgtctgtctgtctgtctgtctgtctgtctgtctgtctgtctgtctgtctgtgtaggCTGGAGCCAACCTGGACATGTTCGATGAGGAGCAGAGAACACCACTGATGGTGGCCTGTGAAAACAACCACCTGGACACAGTGAAGTACCTGCTTAGAGCTGGAGCAGCCATCAGCCAAAAAGTGCGTCTGGACACAGTCTGTTGGATCATCTCAGTTTCCTACTGTCAAATTCTGCTTCTTCATCCATCCCTCTGTCCAGTCTCACTCTAtcagctgctgccactgctcAGTCCGTTCAACCACTagttttaaaatcacaaaatgaaGGTTATTATTTTCACCATCTGAAGAACTTATTTTAGGGTAGCATCTCTCAACGGGGGCGGTTCAGAGACAGATGACTGAATTGACCATAGGTTGTACTGAGTAGGGATGGGTGTCGTTAAGAGTTTAACGGTACTGCTACTTTTATCGATCCCACTTATCAATCCGGTACTTTAACGGGAATGTTATCGgtacttttttgtcattttgtaagaaaaaaacaaaacaaatgaagaacagaattaacattACTTATTTTCTCATAGCATTGCTTAACAAACGAACAAAGAACGTGCCCATAACAATCAAATGACTATTGGttacttttcatcattaaccCATGTTTGTATAAATACAAGATGTAACTAGGTGCAATACTagtgacatttgaaaatgaattagtgcagctttaaatgtgaTTTCGTCAGTGCACTATACACCAATCAGCCATAACATTATGGCCACTGACAGGTGAAGTGAATGACACTGATTATCTCGTTACAATGGCACCTGCCAGTGGTGGGATATATTAGGCAGCAAGTGAACATTCAGTCCTGAAGTTGATGTTGGAATGGGTAAGTGTAAGAATCTGAGCGACTTTGACAAGAGCCAAATTGTGATGTCTAGACAACTGAGTCAGAGCATCTCCAGAGCTGCAGGTCTTGTTGGGTGTTCCCGGTCTGCAGTGGTTAGTACCGACCAAAAGTGGACAACCGGAAGGATAAGGGAGGACATGTGGTGAACCGGTGACAGGGTCATGGGCGCCAAAGGCTCATTGATATGCGTGGGGAGTGAAGGATAGTCCGTGTTGTCCGAGCCCACAGAAGAGCTACTGTAGCACAAACTGACGAAAAGGTTAATGCTGTCTCTGATAGAAAGGTGTCACAACACACAGTGCATGGCAGCTTGCTGCATGTGGATGGTCAGAGTGAGCCCTGACCCCTGTCCACCGCTGAATATGGGCACGTGAGCATCAGATCTGGACCACCGACCAAGGAAGTAGGtgacctggtctgatgaatcaagttttcttttacatcatgTGGACAGCCGGGTGCGTGTCCATCGCTTACCTGGGGAAGAGATGACACCATGTGCACTTTGGGAAGAAGGCGAGTCAGCGAGGGCAGTGTGATGCTTTGGGCAATGTTCTGCTTGGAAACCTTGGGTCCTGCCGTTCATGTTGATATTACTTTGACATGTACCACCAACCTAAATATTGTTGTACTCCTTCATTGAAGTGGTATTCCCTAATGGCAGCGGCCTCTTTCAGCAGGAGAATGATGCCGCCGCCCTGCAACTGTGCTCAGATTCCTTAGATCTCAATCCAGTTGAGCGTCTCTGGGATGTGCTGGACAAACAAGTCCGATCCATGGAGCCCCCACCTCACAACTTACAGGACTTAAAGGATCTGCTGCTAGAGTCTTGGAGATACCACAGGGAACCTGTTGGTCTGTGGAGTCCATGCCTTGATGGGTCAGAGCTGTTTTGGCGGCAAAAGGGAGGCCTACATAAAAATAGGCAGGTGATCATAATGTTATGGCTGATCTGTGTCAGACAAATTTTAATGGTAGAATATAGGGTATAAGTGTATGGAGTCCTCAGAAGTCTGTGATTCATCTGGAAGGAAGGAGGACTCTCTCATTAAGTGATAAAAGTACACCATTGTAATTAACCTCTCCATCTCTAAGCCTGGACTCGTCttcagagggagggaaaggatTAGGTACAGAAGATTTCTGAATTGAGACACATTCTTCATTATATCTTTTCCAATATCCTCTGAGTTTTAATTCATTGAGTCCAAGCACCAATGAAATGCCCTTTTCTTTTGACATGTTACAgtggtggcagcagtgcagtgttgtTCAATGTGAATCATGTTGTCATCCCAGGATATCATGGGTTTCACCTGTCTGCATCTGGCAACTAAACTGGGACATTATGACATAGTCCATCATCTGGTGTCCAAGGCTTCCAAACACATAAACTGTCAGGTAAAAACATACATTACCTCATTGACTAACTGCTGCTAAGAGCTAATGCTGTGTAAATAAAGAGTGGTGTGTTTGAGTTTCACATCGTGTGTCTGTGTAGGATGACGGGGGATGGACTCCCATCACCTGGGCCATCGAGTACAAGCACAAGGAGATGGTCCGCCTGTTGTTGTCCAGAGGGGCCGATGTTAACATCAGAGACAAGGTCAGTTCCTGGTTtagattccttcagtgtcagtggttcaggaaatcaaacagacccagtgattctaactgttaaaaacactgaatgaagcagtttgacatttaaagtcagtgtttgagcgacgctgtacggaggacagagactcagggaagagttggagctgacattgatgctaacctttgttctgattgtttctctgataatttatgaagcagatgttcagcaggtttttaccagcagctgaattatccacagtaGAAACATCATGAAGCAGTTTAACTTTAAAACTCAGAGATTCactgacgctcttcagtgacacaggacaggacgtctccagcagctgggagctgagctgtctaacatttcctcagcttgtttctctgataacttcagatccagacgtccgacgactaaaatccttcatctggttcaaatatagagctgaaaaccaccaaggtgtaaaaagtgtatgtggcttaaaactcgataaaagtcaatgttgagcttctgtcagacaaacacactgacacatgatcatagaggatatgatgtcactgacaggcgaccaatgaaacattaccatgattaaaatcacagatttctctggtttgagaattgatggaaacatttgtaaGAACATGTAAGAACACAATtgaacaacatatagaacataggtctagtggactaatttaattattattgttcatttattattaactgttgttattattattattattattattattattaataacaattaGCTTATGGACAGATGAATTTCCTCTAGGGGAATGATCAGTGTGGTAAAAAAAAGAGTAACTCCAGCTcattaacatctctgttcattaGTCGACCGAATGCAAATCATGATGGATGGAGCAGGACACCATGGAGGAAGTAGCTCATctccacaataaaacacattattatggCCCATGGCACACCACTGGTGCTTACTGTTGAGTGTGTTGTAGTTGTAGGAGAGATGGCAATTTATAGATGCCACTATGAATGCAagcttgtaaaaacaaataccTAATTAAAAGATGACTCCAAGAATAAAATCCAATAGAAAACTTCAAGTATTTCAAAGTGGAAGGTAGAACAACAAAAGTATCCAGCATTGAGCAGCTGAATCAGAACATCTCTGAGACTGGAATTATAAGATTACACTCTCAATATTGACTTTTGTTGCGGTTCTTAAATATGGACCTTTCATTATCGTTTGATTagtcaaacatttctgtttttcagacagTTGCCTTCATTCTTTTTGGTCTTTTGATAAAAGAATTAATACAGTGTCGAATGGTTTGTAATTACTGAACATGTTGGTGATGTCGATCAGGGGTGTGCTGGTCGGACCCCCACCCCGTCTCTTGCATAACACCATGACGCCTCTCTGCTATGGTCCTTTGTCCAGGAGGAGAACGTCTGCCTGCACTGGGCGGCTCTGTCGGGCTGTGATGACATTGCCCAGGCTCTGCTGGAGGCTCAGTGTGACCTCAACGCCGTCAACGTTCACGGAGACTCGCCGCTCCACGTCGCTGCCAGAGAAAACTACCTGGATTGTGTGACGTGAGTGTTTGGTCCTGAAACAAATTTCACTTTCATCATACAAAACTTTATGAAGTTCAGAGCGACCCATTGTTAATACGATGAAAATGGTTCAATCATGGGTGGGGCAGGGGAATTTGGAATGGGGCACACACTCAAAAGGGGGTATTTGGAAAACAATTCAAATTGCATTACACTCAATTATGATATAATAAACATGTACAAGTACAAACTATATTGTactaaaatgttgttaaatgtacatttgatacatttacatttgattttttcaaatgtaaaatcattGAATATCAGCTCAAAGAACACAAAGAAGGTCACAAGTATGTAGGGAAGTTCCTGATGCCTCATTTCCCTGTTGAGTAAACAAGGACATTTAAAAGGTTGTATGCCAATTTATTGAGACACAGCCTACATACGACCAGAGTTTCATTTAGGCTCTGTGACAAGAAAAATCTTAATTCTACACCACTCAGGGACAACAGTATTCTTCCAACTTGGGGTTTAGCCTTTTAATGTTTCAGCTTAACAGTGCACACAAAGCCAGCTCTTTGACTGGCCTGCTCAGAGCCCCCATACCTTCATCAAGCCTCATCATCCAGCATCACTGTtggacctcactaatgctccctgcagccaggttacAGCATCTGATGGACGGCGATAAAAACTCCAGCAATGCTTGTAGTAAACAGAGAAGGACCATATCAAACCAACACGTTTCGGCttgtgactgaaaaaaaaaccccaaaaaacagtcaatcatatataaaaacatgcatATCTGCCTATGGGGCTTCATCAAAGGTGGGTTGGGCCTGTGGTCATGTGGCTTCAGGCCAATCAATGTCTCAGGTTGGTGGGGAACGTCCACTAGAGGACATGGGTGTCACCATGTTTACTGCATTGCCTGAGCAGTTCAGCTAAAGGGTTGTACACAAGGGACCTTGTCCGAAAACGTGTCCATTTGAGGTGGCATACTTTTGGCTATGAAGTATATCAGCTATTGGCAAGTATTTTTCTGAAGTATCTGCAGGATATTAGTTTTAGCTTCAAAGCCCCTGTTTTGGTCGCCCCCCCCTTTGCTACAtcagtttattgtgtttttaagctCACTGTGTTCTCTAACCTAACTCAAACATCCTCCATGTGCAGGTTGTTTCTGTCGTGTGGAGCTGATGTCACTCAGAGGAATAAGGAAGGACAGACAGCTCTGGACTGCTGCGCCTATGGCTCCAACGTGTGGACGGCGCTCACCACCAACAAGAAACTCACTGATGCCAGGAGAGGCAGGGACCGCTGTGGAGAGAGGATgctcagcaggtgtgtgtgtgtgtgtgtgttgaagttaaagctgcattcatcaGATGTATTTTGGCcacatcattattttaaaaatattcaaaactacattttttatgtcaacttattgttgtattgttccacatttacagaacctaatgactctgaaacacgctactgactgactgactgactgactgactgactgactgactgactgtagaacctgtagaatgAAAAGCTTGTGGGACATGAGACAAAGAGTGAAGACATAGACATAACAacaactgaatcaacaaaagAAGCCTTTCTCATTTCCATATAGTATATATCTGTTTTAGTCGTTTGGTCGtgttaaacacagcaaacatttcaaatgaaatgaatctttatttatttctaaagcttcaaacacagacttcaacATAGTGTATGGTCTAtcagattttcaaaataaaataaaattcattccactgactaaaatctctgcttcaaagtaagagtacttcatagaaatgtggtggtcaaaagtacaatatctGTCTTTAAGAGTAGTGAAGTAAAAGTCCACTACAAAGTAATGTACAGatacttaagtacagtagtgtagtaaatgtactttgttactgtcaaCCCCTGCCCACAGGCAATGTTGGTATTTATTAGGAGTCAAGTTTGTGTTCACCTAATGAATGTAAATCCAGGATTGACATTCTctattgctgttttttttttttttgtctccaccaactcctcaGAAAAACATATGGCTCTTTGCCCAAGtgcaaaatgctaacatgctcacatgtTGATGCTAACATCCTGGTGCTAAGGaggtataatgtttacagtGCTCACCACCTTAGTTTAGCTTGTCGGAAACTTTCTGATCTGAAAGATTAAGCGATCCTAATCCCGAGGGGGGCATGAACGTCTGAACCAGATTTCATGGTGACAGTTACAGACACATTTCACTAAAACCCCAgaatgtgaacctcatggtggtgctagagggaGTGCCAGGGCATTAGGATTTGTGCACTGGGCACCAGAAATGTCTGTACAGGGGGTTCATCACAGTGATGGACTGACTCTGGTGAACCATCAAGTGAAGCTGTGAGCTGTGAAGCTACACAGCTCCACAGCACAAaggggaactgcagagctgGTGAAACTTCTTTGCAGATTTGTCGCTGAAAGCGACCCCTGTCACATTATACACAGTCGTATAACCCATATtctcatataaaaatattgattagtgcagtcTGAATATTTCGCTACAGTAGAGCTGCTTGGATGCAAGAAATCTCACTGTGGTTCTATTAGAAGGAAGAGAACAAGGGGAGCTGGACTGAAGACGTCTCATTcaagaggcttcttcagttctgGGCTAATGTGGAGCATTAAACTACTACTACAGCTGAACTGGTTCCCCTGCAGGTGTCAGTGACTGAACGTGACAAACTCAGAGGTTTAATTGTTGAGTAAACGGTCAGTGAGCAGAGCTACAGACCCAAATAGATTCTGAAAGGTCAACTGAGgttaaaatcaaaactaaatCTTTTAGTATCACCACAGAAAGAGGTTTCATAGCCTcctttcatatttcacattagCCTTCTTTTTCACTACATTATGGAGCCAGAAAACCCACTTTGGCGTCAAGGggatagttcaacattttagaaaCTCACTTACtgtatttgcttttctttctgatAGCGACAAGATCAATGTggatattatgtgtgtgttcagtacagAGCTGGGATGATTCATGTAGTGTGTCAGCAGAGGGGAAGCAGCCGGTCAGGATCCGTCAAAGATGCAGCCACCAACACATCGAAAACTTTTCTGTTTAAGGCGCTGCATCTcgtttgtttaatttgtgaaAGCAACAATTTGTGACTTTGGATGAAGTTATGTGGCTAAATAATTCCAGCACAGTCACTGAACCCAGCTGTTGTTCGCTAAGAAATAGTCGCAGCATGAAACATTTCCTCAAACCTTAAACTGTatgtatatttctgtttgtgtaaatgttaaacacaataaacagtGAGATTTATAGGTGCTGCTCGACGTAACCAGCTGCGACAGAACCAGGCTAGTTGGTTCTTTAAGCTAAGTTATGCTAACCCCGTCAGGACTCCAGCTCTGTactcaacacacagacatggggAAAGGTTGATATTTATCTTCTGTTGAACTCTCCTTACTGATCTAATGAGACTCGGGTGTGTGTCCTCTGCGCCCTGTTTCTGCTTTTATCTGGATTCCTGAAAAGTTAGGCTTTTTGACCATAGAGGCGTTTATGTTTACCATGCAGTATTCTCTTCATCCGCTTGTCGTGAAGTCTAGAATCGGTACAGtcacattttaatgtgtgagagtgtgataTTCTTTTGATGcagatacagacaggtgacagatgaaaggaaaaaccaacatacaGTGTCCCagctgccagaacagcttcactgctcctTGTCAGTGATTCATCAAGTCTCTGATATCTAAACATATCCCCTCACATGGTGTTGTGATGATGGTGGCGGAGAGTGCTGTGAGGTGTTCGGTTGTACTGAGATCTGTTGACTGTGAAGGTCACAGCGTctgattcacattattttcatactcatcacaCCATCAGTGACCCCTGTGACCTGTGGAGTTATTGAATTTGTGTCCTGACTGTGTATGCATATCCATATATCTTTCTTTTTACAACATATTTGAGTCTGATTTTAAAATCCGaatctttccctctctcaggGACATCTCTCGGGGTTACGAGGCCATTCCTATCACCTGTGTTAACGGCGTGGACAGCGAGCCCTGCCCTCAAAACTTTAAATACATCCCAGACAACTGTGTCACCTCCCCACTGGACATAGACAAGGACATCACTCACTTACAGGTGGGACCTCAACTCTGGTGTCTGCAAAGATGGCACGACAACATGCACATTTGATTCGACCTTTCTGTGAAAAAGAAGTCTAGTgataatctatatttttcttttttgtcaataATTCACATGTTCAGACCCAAGACAACAAGACAACAATGAGTGTATTCTACTAACGAGTGTTTATGTGCATCTAAAGCCGGATATATCGTATTCCTaccgtatacacacacacacacacacacacacacacaccacacacacacacacacacacacacacacacacacacacacaccctcaccctcctgctgccagaaatactcactagagcaccaaatgtggattaatccgctcCTGAAAATAGTCCAcgaaaatgtatttatcatttcctgctgtttgagtAACAGCAGCAAACTGTTTGAGGAAATCTAAActaaaactatatatttgtgattcATTCAGCTGTGTGTATTTTCCCCCCTGACATTCAGCTCCCTTTTTGAATGCTATCATTCAGCTATGCTCCTGTTGCACAACAACTCCACGGTCACACTTTTTATACCAGGGATCAGCTGATCATGCTGAGgccaaaaacaacagacaacCCTGTAGAAATcaagaggaaacactgagaatCTCTCCCTCCTGTCGTCATGGGCATGACGTCAGGGGATGGAGCGTGGCgatgtgtttcacagagacacatctacaggaagaaagaaagacagcagcCCAGACACTGAACTGCAGCCACAACGCTAGGTCCACACTATATACCCAGGGAGTTCCTGGCTGTTGTGTACGCCCTGTCCTCCACTGTTAACCCAGCAACAGCGTGTGACGCCATCCACTCTTTTTCCACAAGACTCCAGAGTCCTGAACCACAGAGCTTTCTTCATGATCTCTGAGGACTTGACCACGTTCAGTACCAGAGGACCGTGGACCCTGGACCAGGATCAAAGAGGCCTTGAGATTCTACCATGCCCatcactttttgcacatttgcatttgtattttttaattcactttctGTGCATTTATTAGTactattttactttttcacttcctctgtccTGACAGCATTTTCCCTGCAGGGATTGATTGAGTTTTTCAGATTCTTattctgattatttttaatcatcagCAGGAACCAGTGGGTTACTTTGCTGCAAACTCagacattgttggttttggtcttttcagagATTTGTtggcagaagaaagaaaaatctaaaacatcACCAGTCTTATCCTTTaaccctctgctgctgcaaccTTTCTGTTGCTGTGACACATTCCCACATTCCACCATATTGATctcaaaaaacatgattttggccttgtgaacatgatatcttCAGAACTCCTCAAGGtaatcccttcacatttggcataaacgttcacttggactcaaggatttaccgattatattttggtggtcaaaggtcacggtgacatCAGAAAACACTCTCATATTTGGTTCATATTTGATTTGACTCTGGagaaacagggatgtaacctgtaactagtctgagtggaggagggatacaaccacgaggaggtgattctagttttgaaaaatgaattggAGACTTAATCAAACATGAGCTCACAAACAGAATCAACCTCCATTCACCAAACATCCAGTTTTCACCTGTCCACATGAAAAGAGTTTGAGTaaactgctgcttctctctttcactgagGCCTTACATGATATCatgagcattaaaatgaaataaaaagataaaagctgAAATTTTTTATAATACTTATAACGGCTCATTGATTGTGTCATTCagcactgcagctgcacagacGACTGCTCATCCAGCACCTGCATGTGTGGTCAGCTCAGTCTACGATGTTGGTATGACAGTGtaagtatacacacacacacacacacacacgcacacacatatacacacattccTTAACAATATTACAATTGTTGGACTAAGTAACAAATATAACAGGCTGAAGCGTCTTCTATCTACAGATGAAGAACCAAATATCTGAAAGGAGCAGGTAACATGTTTTATCAcgtttcattgtgtgtgtgtgtgtgtgtgtgtgtgtgtgtgtgtgtgtgtgtgtgtgtgtgtgcgtgtgtgcgtgcgcgtgtgtgtgcgcgtgtgtgtgtgcgtgtgtgtgtgtgtgtgtgtgtgtgtgtgcgcgtgtgtgtgtgtgtgtgtgcgcgtgtgtgcgtgtgcgtgtgcgtgtgcgtgtgtgtgcgtgtgcgtgtgcgtgtgcgtgtgcgtgtgcgtgcgtgtgcgtgggtgcgtgtgcgtgcgtgggtGCGCAGGATGGTCGACTGCCTCTGGACTTCTGTCAGCGGGAGCCCCCGGTGCTGTTTGAGTGTAACCACGCCTGCTCCTGCTGGAGGACTTGCAGGAACCGGGTGGTCCAGAAGGGACTGAGGTAAGAGATgttgctgcagctcttcatctggTCATGCCACTTTTATCTATAAACATAAGGGTTGGCGATATATGGAATATACTCAGTGTATGGCGGCTTGTTCCATGTGGGAtgtataaaatgacaatatcGCGAACATTGAGTATAAATTGTCACATAATTGTTTTAAGGCACCGGCATGAAGTTCTCTCAGGCGTTTAgctcctcttgctctctccctctcgcagACACACTCCCCCACCCATCCAGAAAACTCCCCACATGTGTGACGTAGGTAAGGAGGTGTTTGTATCTGGAGCAGAGggagctgaggagagagggaaaaaagtgaAGCGCCAAAGCGAGTTTATGAGACGGAGGCAGATGAACTGGTTCAGAAAAGAGACGGCATCAGACACACTGTCTGCCTCGTGTGTGTTGCTGCtactgcagctctgtctttctACATACAGTTTGATTTGAGTTTTGTTTACCCTTGTTCAGAgccagacacacagagagagagagagagagagagagagcttcaaCTGTTAAATTATTAACATAATATAATTCTAACCAACATTGGGTTTCTGCTATGACCATctagtacagtacagtactgtACACTAAACAAGTACTGATTGAGGTGGGCTGATTGAGAATCAacttttcataaaaataaaaaagtgttaaaCTGGAAAGGTGTTTATGTATCAAATATGCCTTCCAATATTTTGTGCATCGCTGTCCAGAAATGTTGAGGAAAGCTTGTTTCTTGTTGACTGTGTGCACTGATGGTTCCCATCAAGGGAACGGGAAGGTGACAGTGTACACTCGAAAAAGGATTACCTCTCTctgttgaaactgtgttttcttgaataaaatcaatgtgatattttgtcttaattttCCTCTTAAGCTTGAGCTGCTGCTTTGTCAGCTGCTGGATTACATAACTGCTTtcttgttgttgtggttgtttgtttcagagCTCGGCTGCAGCTCTTCAGGACACAGACGATGGGCTGGGGAGTGAGGGCCATGCAGGATATCCCTCAAGGAACATTCATCTGCGAGTGAGGACAGGCTCTCATAAGAGAAACGACtgaattcagtgttttacagCATGAAATATTGAAGTGCAGCTGTGCTCTGAGTTCTGAGCTCTCTCAACCCCTCCTGCTTCCGCAGGTATGTGGGGGAGATCATCACTGACGCAGAGGCTGACAAAAGGGAGAACGACTCCTTCCTCTTCACCCTCGACAATAAGGTGACTGAACGAGTTGACCTGaatttttaaagctgcaatcgGCAGCCGTGCACATTGGTGGTGAGACACAATTGGACACACAAGTGTTTACAAACTCGGCCATTGTGGGAACTGATGTCCAGTTTTCTATttcactttaagtttttatttttatatatttttttttagggctagttattttttgcctttattctggTAGTgactgtgagagagacagggaagtcagggagagagaacCATCTCGATTTGAGGGGGTCCTCAACAACAATAATGCAGTA
This genomic window from Seriola aureovittata isolate HTS-2021-v1 ecotype China chromosome 5, ASM2101889v1, whole genome shotgun sequence contains:
- the ehmt1a gene encoding histone-lysine N-methyltransferase EHMT1a isoform X1; the encoded protein is METPHCGGSLSSLEQTCMAMESTDGTPSPCQRRVMKQEMMRPSNAVQLLVLCEDHRAGMVKHQCCPGCGLFCRAGTFMECRPYGSISHRFHRNCASILKDCRFCPHCGEDVSGAKEVTVPKADQSPSVPRSNPRLSLPAVPTLATLPSGPTRPAVPQILRAKKTSEPQRNRDESPSRLKGEAAERQPKESLESILMALDDENLKPKKVKYPTRQLYISAKQGELQKVIHLLVDGKDPNFLMEGQSKRTPLHAAAAEGHHEICHMLVQAGANLDMFDEEQRTPLMVACENNHLDTVKYLLRAGAAISQKDDGGWTPITWAIEYKHKEMVRLLLSRGADVNIRDKEENVCLHWAALSGCDDIAQALLEAQCDLNAVNVHGDSPLHVAARENYLDCVTLFLSCGADVTQRNKEGQTALDCCAYGSNVWTALTTNKKLTDARRGRDRCGERMLSRDISRGYEAIPITCVNGVDSEPCPQNFKYIPDNCVTSPLDIDKDITHLQHCSCTDDCSSSTCMCGQLSLRCWYDSDGRLPLDFCQREPPVLFECNHACSCWRTCRNRVVQKGLRARLQLFRTQTMGWGVRAMQDIPQGTFICEYVGEIITDAEADKRENDSFLFTLDNKVKEVHCIDARLFGNIGRFINHLCEPNLLAVRVFTMHQDLRFPRIAFFSSRSIKAGDHIGFDYGDHYWRVKSKYFSCQCGSVKCRHSASCREKVPDDDP